The Chitinophagales bacterium genome has a window encoding:
- a CDS encoding T9SS type A sorting domain-containing protein: protein MKQNYFLYKGSSLLTGNVIRKGLSRVLLTVVLGICATVIVHAQLTTAASYPFKAKTKTYTYLTGGTSVNLQSDDITNPVPIGFTFTYCGTGYTTVSPSSNGFLYMGSTTSAPYTNTQTGTLPPMLMPVWDDLYGVGGTSTYLTTGSPGNRVFTMEWRNWRPLSYTTYAEISFQVLLYEASGGIEFLYKKEGSNPLPSATIGIVGKTNGDYQTLNNSGTNPTPSSTSFDVSITSYPATGQSYFWGIDCPVKFPTQPQNVSSCASETAMFTAAPDSASQFQWQWYGPTGWTDLGNDAIYSGVNTLNLSIKNTQMSWDKYRYRMVATNVEKACSIESDEALLMMIPSANSSVVIAAAPGTEVCNTEEVTITSAYTKGGTSPQYRWLLNGLEIPGAVNASLKIDSLDHGDIIQCRFISNQQCIFESISPPIKFDVVSNLLAEVGISTSYNGGNSYTFIADPKNGGTAPRFYWYVNNKLQQGETNQSFTTDVLKPWDKVSVAMLTSRDCAEPKMATSRLATTSVSGLSGESMGITMSPNPNNGKFIVQATGLGNSKVAINIMNAVGAVIYTSETQAVQGNLSHSVDLAGKVAAGVYVMNISVDGQQKMIKFNVAD, encoded by the coding sequence ATGAAACAAAATTACTTCTTGTACAAAGGGAGTTCATTACTCACAGGCAATGTGATCAGGAAAGGTCTGTCTAGAGTATTGCTTACAGTTGTGTTAGGGATATGCGCTACTGTGATTGTACATGCGCAGCTGACTACGGCTGCTTCCTATCCTTTTAAAGCAAAAACAAAAACGTATACTTACCTGACCGGTGGTACAAGTGTGAACTTACAATCTGATGACATTACAAACCCTGTTCCAATAGGGTTTACATTTACCTACTGTGGCACAGGTTATACTACGGTAAGTCCTTCGTCAAATGGCTTCCTGTATATGGGGTCTACAACCAGTGCTCCATATACCAATACACAAACAGGTACTTTGCCTCCTATGCTGATGCCCGTATGGGATGACTTGTATGGTGTAGGTGGTACATCTACTTATCTTACCACAGGCTCTCCGGGCAACCGTGTATTTACCATGGAGTGGAGAAACTGGCGTCCGCTGTCATATACAACGTATGCTGAGATATCATTCCAGGTATTGTTGTACGAAGCCAGTGGCGGTATAGAATTCCTGTACAAGAAAGAAGGTTCTAATCCATTACCTTCTGCAACTATTGGTATTGTTGGTAAAACAAACGGTGATTACCAGACTTTGAACAACTCAGGTACTAACCCCACTCCTTCTTCTACATCTTTCGACGTTTCTATTACATCTTATCCTGCAACAGGCCAGAGTTATTTCTGGGGTATCGATTGCCCGGTTAAGTTTCCTACGCAGCCACAAAACGTATCTAGTTGTGCCAGCGAAACAGCAATGTTCACTGCAGCACCGGATAGCGCTTCTCAGTTCCAGTGGCAGTGGTATGGCCCAACCGGCTGGACAGACCTGGGTAATGATGCTATATACAGTGGTGTAAATACTTTGAACCTGTCTATCAAGAACACACAGATGTCATGGGATAAGTACAGGTATCGTATGGTGGCTACGAACGTAGAAAAGGCCTGTTCAATTGAAAGTGATGAAGCATTGTTGATGATGATACCAAGTGCCAATTCAAGTGTGGTGATAGCAGCGGCCCCCGGCACTGAAGTTTGTAACACAGAAGAGGTAACCATTACATCTGCATACACGAAAGGAGGAACAAGCCCGCAATACAGGTGGTTGCTGAATGGCCTTGAAATACCGGGTGCCGTGAATGCCAGTCTGAAAATTGATTCTCTGGATCATGGTGATATTATCCAGTGCCGTTTTATCAGTAATCAGCAATGTATTTTCGAAAGTATCAGCCCCCCCATCAAATTTGATGTTGTGAGCAACCTGTTGGCCGAAGTGGGTATTTCTACCAGCTACAATGGCGGAAATTCATACACATTTATTGCAGATCCAAAGAATGGCGGTACTGCTCCAAGGTTCTACTGGTATGTAAACAACAAACTGCAGCAAGGTGAGACCAACCAGTCGTTTACTACAGATGTATTAAAACCATGGGATAAAGTATCTGTAGCAATGCTTACCAGCAGGGATTGTGCTGAACCCAAAATGGCCACCAGCAGGTTGGCCACTACGTCTGTCTCAGGCTTATCTGGCGAAAGTATGGGTATAACGATGTCGCCCAATCCTAATAATGGTAAATTTATTGTACAAGCTACAGGGCTGGGTAACAGCAAAGTGGCGATCAATATCATGAATGCTGTAGGTGCTGTAATATATACATCTGAAACACAAGCTGTACAGGGCAACTTGTCTCATTCAGTTGATCTGGCAGGTAAAGTTGCCGCCGGTGTTTATGTTATGAACATTAGTGTTGATGGTCAGCAAAAAATGATCAAATTCAACGTTGCAGATTAA
- a CDS encoding T9SS type A sorting domain-containing protein, with amino-acid sequence MKRMFTKLTIKPDLKMAKVFLSAICLFVMLNQAEAQVGFPTAKQYPFKAKAKTYTYLSGGTSVNLQSDDRTVTNIPIGFTFTYCGTGYTKLSACSNGWMSLANSSSTQYTNSQGNAGSLAPLIMPLFDDLQGSGSVTTYKTVGATGSRVFIFEWKNIRPLSYTSNIFSMQAILYEATGAIEFMYKRESGGTNFSSATIGIMGKTSSDYQTLNNAGTNPTSSSTSFYTSVYTQAATGQSYFWGVDCPVKFPTQPQNVPSCAGATAIFTAAPDSASAYQWQWYGPTGWKDLGNDAIYSGVNSLNLSVKNTQLSWDKYRYRMVATNVEKNCSIESDEALLEMIPSSNSSIVIASSPGTEVCLNEEVVFTSAFTKGGSSPQYRWLLNGLEIPGATNASLQIDSLDHGDIVQCRFISSQQCVFESISNGIKIDVVSNLLAEVGIATSYNGGNSYTFIAEPTNGGDNPEFHWYVNNKLLPNETGQSFTTDILKPWDKVTVAMLSSRDCAMPRLATSRQATTSVASIDDNAGITLAPNPNTGKFTVHANGIGNNAANITVMNTVGKIVYRSGAQPVQGNLVYDIDMAGKAAAGVYILNIEVGGQQKMIKFNIVD; translated from the coding sequence ATGAAACGGATGTTTACAAAATTAACGATCAAGCCCGATCTTAAAATGGCCAAGGTGTTCTTGTCGGCTATTTGCCTGTTTGTAATGTTAAACCAGGCAGAAGCACAGGTAGGTTTCCCTACAGCAAAACAATATCCATTTAAGGCAAAAGCAAAAACTTACACGTATTTATCAGGGGGTACTTCTGTAAACCTACAGAGTGATGACAGGACAGTTACTAACATTCCTATAGGTTTTACTTTTACCTATTGCGGAACAGGGTATACAAAGTTGAGTGCTTGTTCAAATGGTTGGATGTCCCTGGCGAACTCAAGTAGTACACAATATACGAACAGCCAGGGAAATGCAGGATCGCTGGCACCGCTCATCATGCCCCTGTTTGATGACCTGCAAGGGTCGGGAAGTGTCACAACTTATAAAACAGTGGGTGCTACCGGCAGCCGAGTATTTATTTTCGAGTGGAAAAATATCCGCCCGTTGTCATATACGTCAAACATATTTTCAATGCAGGCGATATTGTATGAAGCGACAGGTGCGATAGAATTTATGTATAAAAGGGAGTCAGGTGGTACAAACTTTTCGTCTGCTACAATAGGTATCATGGGTAAGACGAGTAGTGATTACCAAACCTTAAATAACGCAGGCACTAATCCTACGTCAAGTTCAACCTCTTTTTACACAAGTGTGTATACGCAGGCTGCAACAGGACAGAGTTATTTCTGGGGAGTAGATTGCCCGGTTAAGTTTCCTACACAGCCTCAGAATGTTCCGAGTTGTGCAGGAGCAACAGCTATTTTCACAGCTGCTCCTGACAGTGCATCAGCATATCAATGGCAATGGTATGGCCCTACCGGATGGAAAGACCTTGGTAATGACGCTATATACAGTGGTGTAAACTCACTTAACTTGTCAGTAAAGAACACGCAGCTTTCATGGGATAAGTACAGGTATCGTATGGTGGCAACCAATGTTGAGAAAAATTGTTCAATTGAAAGTGATGAGGCGCTGCTGGAAATGATACCTAGTAGCAACTCAAGTATAGTGATCGCATCATCACCCGGCACTGAGGTCTGTCTTAATGAAGAAGTCGTATTCACATCTGCATTTACAAAAGGTGGTTCCAGCCCGCAATACAGGTGGTTGCTGAATGGGCTTGAAATACCCGGTGCTACTAATGCATCACTACAAATTGATTCGCTGGATCATGGTGACATTGTACAATGCCGTTTTATTAGCAGCCAGCAATGTGTGTTCGAAAGCATTAGTAATGGTATAAAGATAGATGTAGTGAGTAACCTGCTGGCTGAGGTAGGTATTGCTACCAGCTACAACGGTGGAAACTCATATACTTTCATTGCAGAGCCTACAAATGGTGGCGATAACCCTGAGTTCCATTGGTATGTAAATAATAAATTATTACCTAATGAAACAGGTCAATCATTTACAACAGACATATTAAAGCCCTGGGATAAAGTGACAGTTGCTATGCTGAGCAGCAGGGATTGTGCTATGCCCAGACTTGCAACCAGCAGGCAGGCTACAACTTCAGTTGCATCAATTGATGACAATGCCGGCATCACACTAGCTCCTAATCCTAATACCGGCAAGTTTACAGTACATGCTAATGGTATTGGCAACAATGCTGCAAACATCACAGTAATGAATACTGTAGGTAAGATAGTTTACAGATCAGGAGCACAGCCTGTACAAGGCAACCTGGTATATGATATAGACATGGCAGGCAAGGCAGCCGCCGGTGTTTATATTCTGAATATTGAGGTTGGCGGACAACAAAAAATGATCAAATTCAATATAGTGGATTAA